The Kribbella shirazensis genomic interval TCCTCGACCACCTCGGCGACCAGCTGCGCGAACACCATCGGCGGCGTCACGATCGTGTGCCAGTACCCCAGGATCAGTGCGTGGATCCGCTCGTCGGACAGCCCGAGCGCGATCGTGTTCCGGTACGTCGACGGCGGTTCGCCGCCGGTGATGTCGACCGGGTTGCCGGCCGCGCCGAACGGCGGGATGAACTTCCGGAAGGCCGCGTCCAGGTCGTCCGGGATGTCCATCAGCGTCAGCCCGGCGTCCACGCAGGCGTCCGACAGCAGTACGCCGGACCCGCCCGCGCCGGTGATGATGACGACGTTCTCGCCCTTCGGCGTCGGCAGCAGCGGGATGCCGCGGGCGTACTGGAGCATCTCGTTGAGCCCCGGCGCCCGCACCACACCGCTCTGCCGCAGGATGTCGTCGTACACCTTGTCGTTGCCGGCCAGGGCGCCCGTATGTGAACTGGCCGCCCGCGCGCCCAGGGAGGTGCGGCCGGCCTTCAGTACGACGACCGGCTTCTTCTTCGACACCCGGGCCGCCGTCTCGGCGAACGCCCGGCCGTCCTTCAGGTCCTCAAGGTGCATGGCGATCAGGTTGGTGTTGTCGTCGCTCTCGAAGAACGTCAGGAGGTCATCCTCGTCGATGTCGGCCTTGTTGCCTACCCCAACGATCGCGGAAACTCCCATCCGGCTGGACCGGCTGAAGCCGAGGATCGCCATCCCGATGCCTCCGCTCTGTGACGACAGCGCGACGCTCCCGCGGACGTCGTACGGCGTGCAGAACGTCGCGCAGAGGCTCTCCGGCAGGTAGTAGTAGCCGTAGATGTTCGGCCCGAGGATCCGGACGTTGTGCTTGCGCGCGATCGCGACGACCTCGTCCTGCAGTTCCTGCTCACCGGTCTCGGCGAACCCGGACGGGATCAGGATCGCGCCCGCGACCCCCTTCTCCCCGCACTGCTCCAGCGCCCCGCCGACGAACTTGGCCGGTACGGCGAACACCGCCACATCGACGTCACCCGGTACGTCGGTGATCGACGCGAACGCCTTCCGCCCGAGGACCTCGCCGCCCTTCGGGTTGATCGGGTAGATCTCCCCGGCGTACCCGCCGTTGACCAGGTTCTTCATCACCGAGTTGCCGATCTTGCCGGCCTCGTTGGACGCCCCGATCACCGCGACCGCGCGCGGCCGCATGATCCGGGTCATCGCGGTCAGGATCTCCTCGGAGCTGTACCGCTCGACCGGTTTGCCGGCCTCGGCGTCCACGATGATCCGGAAGTCCACCGCGGTCGCGCCGTCCGGCCCGGCGAGCACCGGGTTCAGGTCGACCTCGGCGAACTGCGGGAAGTCCGTGACCAGGTCCGACAACCGCCGGATCAGGTCGCCGACCGCGTCCTTGTCGACCGGCCGCGCCCCGCGGACGCCCTCGAGCATCTCGTGCGCGCCGATCCCGTCCACCATCGCCCGGGCCTCGCCGGCGGACAGCGGAGCCAGCCGGAACGTGACGTCCTTCAGGACCTCGACCAGTACGCCGCCCAGCCCGAAGGCGACCACCTTGCCGAACGTCGGGTCGGTGACCGCACCGACGATCACCTCCTGCACGTCACCGCCGGTGACCAGCATCTTCTGCACCTGGACACCGGTGATCTCTGCGTCGGCCTTGTACGCCCGGGCGTTGGCGAGGATCTTGTCGAACGCGTCCCGCGCCGCGTCCGGGCTGTCCACGCCGACCACCACGCCGCCGGCGTCGGTCTTGTGCAGGATGTCGGGCGAGACGATCTTCAGCACGACCGGGAAACCGATCTCGGCGGCGAGGCCGGCGGCTCCCTCGGCAGTCGTGGCCAGCCCCTCGCCCGGCGTCGGGATGCCGTACGCGTCGGCGACCAGTTTGGCCTCGGGCGCGCTCAGCGAGGTGCGGCCGTCCGCCAGAGCCTGGTCGAGGATGGTCCGGACTGCTGCCTTGTCATAAGTCATGCGTCGCACTCCAATTCAGATCACGCCGGCGGCTTTGAGTTCCTCGAGCTCACTCGTGTCGATCCCGAGCGAGCCGTAGATGACGGAGTTGTGTTCACCGAGCCCCGGCGAGGTCTGCACCTCGACCGGGGAGTCGGACAGCTTGATCGGGCAGCCGACGGTCTTGAACGAGCCGCGCTGCGGATGCTTCACCTCGACGACCGCCCCGAGGTCGGCCAGCGTCTCGTCCTCGATCAGTTCGCGCGTGGACATGATCGGCCCGCAGGGGACGTTCAGCGCGTTGAGCTTGTCCATCACCTCGAACTTGGTGTGCTGCTCGGTCCACTGCTCGATCAGCGCGAACATCTTGTCGAGCTTGTCGAGCCGCGCGGCCGGCGTCGCCCAGTCGGGATCGTCGGCCAGTTCGGGCTTGCCGATCAGGTTCGCGATCGGGGCCCAGCCCGGCGGCTGGACGATCACGTAGATGTAGTCGTTGGGTCCGCCCGGCGCGCACTTCAGTGCCCAGCCGGGCTGGCCGCCACCCGAGGCGTTCCCCGACCGCGGCACCGCTTCGCCGAAGTTGTCGTTCGGGTACTCGCGCAGCGGGCCGTGCTCCAGCCGCTGCTGATCCCGCAGCTTGACCCGCGTCAGGTTGAGCACGGCCTCCTGCATGGCCACGGTGACCCGCTGGCCCTTGCCGGTGTTCGTCCGCTGGTACAGCGCGGCGAGGATGCCGGCCACCAGGTGGATCCCGGTGCCGGAGTCGCCGATCTGCGCCCCGGTCGCGGTGGGCGGTCCGTCCTCGAACCCCGTCGTACTCATCGCGCCGCCCATCGCCTGGGCGACCACCTCGTACGCCTTGAAGTTCTCGTAGCGGCCCGGGCCGAAGCCCTTGATCGACGCGAACACCAGGCCGGGGTTGAGCTCCTGCAGGCGTTCCCAGGTGAAGCCCATCCGGTCGATCGCGCCCGGCGCGAAGTTCTCCACCAGGATGTCGACGCTCTTCACCAGATCGGTGAAGATCTCCTTACCGCGGTCGGACTTCATGTTCAGCGTGATGCTGCGCTTGTTGCAGTTGAGCATCGTGAAGTAGAGGCTGTCGACGTCGGGCAGGTCGCGCAGCTGCTGGCGGGTGATGTCGCCGGTCGGTGCCTCGAGCTTGATCACATCGGCGCCGAGCCAGGCGAGGAGCTGGGTGCAGGACGGTCCGGACTGCACATGGGTCATGTCGAGAACACGGACACCCTCGAGGGCCTTGGTCATGACGGGTCCCCTTACTTGTACGGTCACTTGTACATCGTCTGGTTCATGGTTCCGGGGGCGTAGGCGTCCGGGTCGACCCAGACGTTGATCAGCGACGGCAATCCCGATTCGCGGGCCCGAAGCAGCGCCGGCCCGATGTCCGCGGGGTCGCGGACCTCCTCGCCGTACCCGCCGAGCATCCGGGCGAACTCGTCGTACTTGACGTCGCCGAGGGTGTTGCCGATCCGGCCGCGGTCCTTGCCGTACTTGGCCTCCTGGCCATAGCGGATCTGGTTCATCGACGAGTTGTTGCCGACGACACCGACGAACGGGAGCTTGTAGCGGACCAGCGTCTCGAAGTCCCAGCCGGTCAGCGAGAACGCGCCGTCTCCGAAGAGTGCGACCACTTCCTTGTCGGGCCGGGCGTACTTCGCCGCGAGCACGAACGGGATGCCGACACCGAGCGTGCCGAGCGGGCCCGGGTCCATCCAGTGACCGGGCGACTTCGGCTGCACGACGCCACCGGAGAACGTCACGATGTCGCCGCCGTCGCCGATGTAGATCGAGTCCTCGGTGAGGAACTCGTTGATCTCGTGCGCGAGCCGCAACGGGTGGATCGGGTTCGCGTCGGACAGCTGCCGCGGCAGCCGCTTCTGGTACGCCGCGTCCTCCTCGGCCCGCAGCTCCGCGAACCAGGCCTTGCGATCCGTCTTCCGGATCCGGCCGGACGCCGCCTGGGTGACGGCCGCCAGGATCGCGCCCGGGTCGCCGACCAGGCCGAGGTCGATGTCGCGGTTCTTGCCGACGGTGCGGTAGTCGAAGTCGATCTGTACGACGGTCGCGCTCTTCGGCAGCCGGCGCCCGTACCCCATCCGGAAGTCGAACGGCGTACCGACGATCAGGATCAGGTCGGCGTTGTTGAACCCGTACCGCCGGGACAGGTGGAAGTGGTGCGGATCGCCGGGCGGGAGCGTGCCGCGGGCCGAGCCGTTCATGAACGCCGGGATGTCGAGCGTGCGGACGAAGTCGACGGCCGCCTCGCTGCCCCGCGACGTCCAGACCTGGCTGCCGAGCAGTACGACGGGCTTCTCGGCCCGGACCAGCAGGTCGGCAAGCGCCTCGACATTCGCCGGGTCGCCGATGCTCTTCGTCGACGAACGGTAGTGACCGGCCTCGGGGACGGTCGCGGACTCGACCGGGACCGAGTTGTCCAGGATGTCGCGCGGGATCTCCAGGAACGACGGGCCGGGGGCGCCGTTGTAGCACTCGCGGAACGCCATCGACACCATGTCCGCGGCCCGCGCCGTGTGCGGAACGGTCGCGGCGAACTTCGTGATCGGGGTCATCATGTCGACGTGCGGCAGGTCCTGCAGGGACCCCATCTTGTGCTGGTTCAGCGCGCCCTGGCCGCCGATCAGCAGCATCGGGCTCTCGGCCCGGAACGCGTTCGCGACACCGGTGACCGCGTCGGTCGTTCCCGGGCCGGCGGTGACGACCGCACAGCCGGGCTTGCCGGTGACCCGTGCGTACCCGTCGGCCGCGTGCGCAGCGACCTGCTCGTGCCGGACGTCGACGACCGCGATGCCCTCGTCCACACAGCCGTCGTAGATGTCGATGATGTGACCGCCACAGAGCGTGAAGATCACGTCGATCCCCTCGGCCTTCAAGGCCTTCGCGACGAGGTGACCACCGGAGATGGTCTCCGGCTCCTTGACTTCCGCGACGGGTTGGGTCTCCGACACTGTCTGCGCCATCTGCAGTCAACTCCTCGGAAGGGCCTTCGGTTGGCCTTGATGTAGATTGCATACCGTATGGTGTAGTCGTAGTCTTATCCCAGGCGACAGCGGTTGTCCAGAGCTCGGGGCCAGGAGGCTGTGATGACGATTTCCGACGAACTCGACCGGACCCGCTCCGCGCTGCAGGCGCTGGAGAAATCCCTTGTGGCCTTGAGGAATCGCGTCGGCCCGCACCTCGACGTACTGCGACTGCTCGACGACGTCGACCGTTGCTCGACGGACCTGAAACGGCTCGAACAGCAGGTCCGCGCACCGCACCATCCAGGCCGCCACGACCTGGTCGTGATCCCCGACGACGATCGGGACCACGGGCTGTGGGGCGCCGGCGACGTCGATCACGAAGGCGTCGGAGCTCCCGGTCGCAGGGCGCCGTGAGCGCTCAGACATTGTTTGACCAACTGGCGTAGACGCACGTCGCGGTCACCGCTCGCGGCGCGGGCGGTGACCGCGACTGCTTCGGCGGCCTGTTCGGTGGCGACGACGGTTCGGTAGAACGGCTCGCTCCACTTCAGCGGCGACAGCACCGGCAACCACCACCGCGCCGCTCCACCAGGACTGTCGCGAGAACCGAGCAGGTGCATGGCCGTCTGGTGAGCGGCAGCCAGCCTGCGCCGCTCGTCACCGGTCAACTCGCCGCTCGCGAGTGCCGTGGAAACGCACAGCGCGACCACACGAGCGGATGCCTCGAAGCCCGCGCTGCAGGTGTCGATGAAGCGTGGCGCGAGCGGCAGCAAGCCCCGCCGACCGGCGGAGCTGCTGTGATCGTGAGCCGCCCGCGCCACCGAACTCAGCACGGGATGCACACACGCAGGCCGGTCCGTCCACGGTTCCCGCGCGAGGCGGGACACCAGCTCCATCACGCACGGATCCGGCCGCTGAACCTTCCCGTAGCCGTTCACTCGCCCGCCACCGGCGTACCGAGCTGGGGCCGCACGGGCAGCGCGGGACGGCCGGGTTGCTTGAGCAGCCGCACACTCAGCGCGGTCAGTACGCCGAGCAGACCGGCGCCGAGGAACAACGGCCGGTACCCGACCGCAGCCGCCACGGACGCGGCGACACCGATGCCGACCAGGCCGCCGACGGCCTTGGCGGAGTACAGGATCGCCTGGTTCTGCAGCAGGCTGTTCTCACCGAAGAACTCGAGCACGAGGTTGGCCATGATCGCGTAGAACGCGCCACCACCGAGCCCCGCGAACATCGCGCACACCACGAACGCCCACCCGGCACCGGCAACCACCAGACCGACATGCGCGAAACCTTCGATCATCAGTACGGCGGCCAGTACGCGACGCCGGCCGAACCGGTCCGACAGATGCCCGGCGAACGACCGGCCGAGACCGTTGACGGCGGCAAGCATTCCGGCGGCGAACGCGGCCGCACCGAGCCCGAAGCCGGCGCTCACCCCGTAGCTCACCACGCAGCCGATGCCGAGCAGCGACAACGCCGTACTGATCGCGAGCAGCAACCACATCAACGGCAGCGCACCGGTCCGCATCGCCTCACCCGGGCGGTAGTGCCGGACCGCGGGCGCGTTGTGCGGGATGCTGCGGTTCAGCTTCCGGTCGATCGCCCACGCCTGCGCGTCGATCTCCGCGGGCCACCAGTGCCGCGGCGGATCCTTCAGCAGACCACCGGCGATCAGCACGACCAGTACGGCGACCGCGGCCGCGAGATCGAAGACGATCCACTGATCCAGCACGGTCAGCAGGAAGATGCTCGGTACGGCGCCGACCGCGAAGCCGCCCGTGACGAACCCGATCGTCGCGGTACGCCGATCCGGGAACCAGCGCGCCGACGTCGTGATGCAGGCGGCGTACACCAGGCCCGCACCGGTGCCGCCGAGCAGGGCGTAGCCGATGACGACGGCCGCGTAGCTCTCGACGTGTGCGAGCGTGACGAGACCGATCGCGGCGAGGACGCCACCCGTGACGACGAGCTGCGTGGGCGTTGCCCGCCGTACCCGATGGGCCCAGGCCGCGGGGATCGCGACCAGCGCCTGGCAGGCGACGAACACCGCGAGCAGCCAGAGCGTCTGCGCCGTACCCCAGCCGCGATCCGATTCCAGTCCGAGTGCGGCGGTGCCGAACGAGTACTGCAGCGGGCTGATCGCGACCATGCAGGCCCAGGCCGCCCAGAGTTGCCAGCGGCGCGGATGGCCGGTCAGTTCACGGGCGTCCTCGCCGATCCGGTACCGCCGGCCGTAGACGTCACGGACATCCCGGGGCATGGGCTTCACGTGATTCATGATCGCCTCCTGACAGTGTCATGCCGCGCTCCGCGCGGTCGTCATCGGGCCTGGGCTCCCGGCCTTCCCTCGTCGCTCCGGTCGCTGCGCTCCCTACGCTCCTCGGTCCAGGCCGGGGGCCCGATGACTACTGCATACCGTATGAAGTCTGTGGTACTCCTTCCGGCCGGAGCTGTCCAGACCTGGGATGTTGCTCTTGTCGGCAGATTGCATACCGCATACAGTCGTCTGCACACTCGAAGGAGGCCGAACGTGGACCTGATGGAGTACCAAGCCAAGGAGCTCTTCGCCCGGCACGGCGTCCCGGTGACGCTCGGCCGGGTGATCGAGGACGCGGCCGACGCCGCCGACGCCGCCCGCGAGCTCGGCGGCCGCGTGGTGGTGAAGGCGCAGGTGAAGACCGGCGGGCGCGGCAAGGCCGGCGGCGTGAAGCTGGCCGCGACGCCCGACGAGGCGGTGGCGAAGGCGGGCGAGATCCTCGGGATGGACATCAAGGGGCACACCGTGCAGCGCGTGCTGCTCGCGCCGGCCGCGGACATCGCCGAGGAGTACTACTTCTCGTTCCTGGTCGACCGCGCGAACCGCGAGTACCTGTGCATCGCGAGCACCGAGGGCGGCGTCGAGATCGAGGAGGTCGCGCACACCAGCCCGGACGCGATCGCGAAGGTACGGATCGATCCCGCGATCGGCGTCGACGACGGCAAGGCCGCGGAGATCGTGGCG includes:
- a CDS encoding acetate--CoA ligase family protein, producing the protein MTYDKAAVRTILDQALADGRTSLSAPEAKLVADAYGIPTPGEGLATTAEGAAGLAAEIGFPVVLKIVSPDILHKTDAGGVVVGVDSPDAARDAFDKILANARAYKADAEITGVQVQKMLVTGGDVQEVIVGAVTDPTFGKVVAFGLGGVLVEVLKDVTFRLAPLSAGEARAMVDGIGAHEMLEGVRGARPVDKDAVGDLIRRLSDLVTDFPQFAEVDLNPVLAGPDGATAVDFRIIVDAEAGKPVERYSSEEILTAMTRIMRPRAVAVIGASNEAGKIGNSVMKNLVNGGYAGEIYPINPKGGEVLGRKAFASITDVPGDVDVAVFAVPAKFVGGALEQCGEKGVAGAILIPSGFAETGEQELQDEVVAIARKHNVRILGPNIYGYYYLPESLCATFCTPYDVRGSVALSSQSGGIGMAILGFSRSSRMGVSAIVGVGNKADIDEDDLLTFFESDDNTNLIAMHLEDLKDGRAFAETAARVSKKKPVVVLKAGRTSLGARAASSHTGALAGNDKVYDDILRQSGVVRAPGLNEMLQYARGIPLLPTPKGENVVIITGAGGSGVLLSDACVDAGLTLMDIPDDLDAAFRKFIPPFGAAGNPVDITGGEPPSTYRNTIALGLSDERIHALILGYWHTIVTPPMVFAQLVAEVVEEFRAKGIDKPVVASLSGDVEVEEASQYLFDHGVVAYPYTTETPVQVLGAKYRWARNAGPLG
- the frc gene encoding formyl-CoA transferase, whose product is MTKALEGVRVLDMTHVQSGPSCTQLLAWLGADVIKLEAPTGDITRQQLRDLPDVDSLYFTMLNCNKRSITLNMKSDRGKEIFTDLVKSVDILVENFAPGAIDRMGFTWERLQELNPGLVFASIKGFGPGRYENFKAYEVVAQAMGGAMSTTGFEDGPPTATGAQIGDSGTGIHLVAGILAALYQRTNTGKGQRVTVAMQEAVLNLTRVKLRDQQRLEHGPLREYPNDNFGEAVPRSGNASGGGQPGWALKCAPGGPNDYIYVIVQPPGWAPIANLIGKPELADDPDWATPAARLDKLDKMFALIEQWTEQHTKFEVMDKLNALNVPCGPIMSTRELIEDETLADLGAVVEVKHPQRGSFKTVGCPIKLSDSPVEVQTSPGLGEHNSVIYGSLGIDTSELEELKAAGVI
- a CDS encoding thiamine pyrophosphate-binding protein; its protein translation is MAQTVSETQPVAEVKEPETISGGHLVAKALKAEGIDVIFTLCGGHIIDIYDGCVDEGIAVVDVRHEQVAAHAADGYARVTGKPGCAVVTAGPGTTDAVTGVANAFRAESPMLLIGGQGALNQHKMGSLQDLPHVDMMTPITKFAATVPHTARAADMVSMAFRECYNGAPGPSFLEIPRDILDNSVPVESATVPEAGHYRSSTKSIGDPANVEALADLLVRAEKPVVLLGSQVWTSRGSEAAVDFVRTLDIPAFMNGSARGTLPPGDPHHFHLSRRYGFNNADLILIVGTPFDFRMGYGRRLPKSATVVQIDFDYRTVGKNRDIDLGLVGDPGAILAAVTQAASGRIRKTDRKAWFAELRAEEDAAYQKRLPRQLSDANPIHPLRLAHEINEFLTEDSIYIGDGGDIVTFSGGVVQPKSPGHWMDPGPLGTLGVGIPFVLAAKYARPDKEVVALFGDGAFSLTGWDFETLVRYKLPFVGVVGNNSSMNQIRYGQEAKYGKDRGRIGNTLGDVKYDEFARMLGGYGEEVRDPADIGPALLRARESGLPSLINVWVDPDAYAPGTMNQTMYK
- a CDS encoding MFS transporter, whose amino-acid sequence is MNHVKPMPRDVRDVYGRRYRIGEDARELTGHPRRWQLWAAWACMVAISPLQYSFGTAALGLESDRGWGTAQTLWLLAVFVACQALVAIPAAWAHRVRRATPTQLVVTGGVLAAIGLVTLAHVESYAAVVIGYALLGGTGAGLVYAACITTSARWFPDRRTATIGFVTGGFAVGAVPSIFLLTVLDQWIVFDLAAAVAVLVVLIAGGLLKDPPRHWWPAEIDAQAWAIDRKLNRSIPHNAPAVRHYRPGEAMRTGALPLMWLLLAISTALSLLGIGCVVSYGVSAGFGLGAAAFAAGMLAAVNGLGRSFAGHLSDRFGRRRVLAAVLMIEGFAHVGLVVAGAGWAFVVCAMFAGLGGGAFYAIMANLVLEFFGENSLLQNQAILYSAKAVGGLVGIGVAASVAAAVGYRPLFLGAGLLGVLTALSVRLLKQPGRPALPVRPQLGTPVAGE